The Streptomyces sp. TLI_105 DNA segment GCGACGATCTTCGTACGACGGTTCATCGTGGTCCCTTTCGGCAGGCCGTCCGGCAGGTCTTCCGGACGACCACCACTCTTCCGCCCGGGGCGCGCCCGGGCGTCGGGCCGCAGAAGGGTCCTCGTCTCCGCCGCGCGGCGGGGGAGCCGTACGACCCCGGTCGGAGCCGCGCGCAACGAATCGACGCGCCGACCACGGATCGCGCAACGGTTCGACGGTCGGTCCGCAACGCTGCCGCCTTGTCCCGGTGGAGCGCGAAACCGTACCGTTTTTGACGTCTTCCCCCTGTACTTTCGACCGTCGAGGATCGCCGATGCCCGCGCTGCGCACCGCCCTGCTCCAGAGCTCCGGTGAGCTCGGTGACGTGGCCGCCAACCTCAAGACCCTCGACGAGGCCGCCGCCCGTGCCGCGGCCGCCGGCGCCGACCTGCTGCTCGCCCCCGAGCTCTTCCTGACCGGCTACGCCATCGGCGCCGACATCGCGCGCCTGGCCGAGCCGGTCGACGGCCCCTCCGCCCGCGCCGTCGCGGCCGTCGCCGTGCGCCACGGCCTGGCCGTCGGCTACGGCTACCCGGAGCGGGACACCGAGCGGCACGGCGTCCTGTACAACTCCGCGCAGCTCATCGGCGCCGACGGCGTCCCGCTGGTGCAGTACCGCAAGACCCACCTCTTCGGGGACTTCGAGCTGAAGTGGTTCACCCCCGGTGACCGCCCCGTCGTCCAGGCGGAGCTCGGCGGGCTCACCGTCGGCATGATGATCTGCTACGACGTCGAGTTCCCCGAGAACGTCCGGGCGCACGCGCTGGCCGGCACGGACCTCCTCCTCGTGCCCACCGCGCTCATGCACCCCGCCGAGGTCGTGCCCCTGTCCGTGGTGCCGGTCCGCGCCTTCGAGAACCAGCTCTACCTCGCGTACGCCAACCGGACCGGCCCCGAGGGCGACTTCGAGTTCGTCGGCCTCTCCACCCTGGCAGGCCCCGACGGCACCGCCCGGGCCCGCGCCGGACGCGGCGAGGAGCTCGTCCTCGGCGACGTCGACCCGGCCTTCCTCGCGGCCTCCCGCGCGGAGAACCCCTACCTGCGCGACCGGCGCCCGGGCCTCTACGGCTCCCTCGTCTGAGCCGCCGCCCCACCCCCCTCCCCGCCTCACCCTTTTTCCGTGCAAGGAGTCCGTACCCCATGACGTCCACGGTGCCCACGACCGCCGTCCCGCACAGCGACGGCCAGCCGCCGATCACCATGTTCGGTCCGGACTTCCCGTACGCCTACGACGACTTCCTGGCCCACCCGGCCGGGCTCGGCCAGATACCGGCCACCGAGCACGGCACCGAGGTCGCCGTCATCGGCGGCGGGCTCTCCGGCATCATCGCCGCGTACGAGCTGATGAAGATGGGCCTCAAGCCCGTCGTCTACGAGGCCGACCAGATCGGCGGCCGACTGCGCACCGTCGGCTTCGAGGGCACCGGCGCCGAGGGCCTCACCGCGGAGATGGGCGCCATGCGCTTCCCGCCCTCCTCGACCGCGCTCCAGCACTACATCGACCTGGTCGGCCTGGAGACCAAGCCCTTCCCGAACCCGCTGGCCGAGTCGACCCCGTCGACCGTCGTCGACCTCAAGGGCGAGTCGCACTACGCCACCACCGTCGACGACCTCCCGCAGGTCTACCGCGACGTGATGAACGCGTGGAACGCCTGCCTGGACGAGGGCGCCGACTTCTCCGACATGAACCAGGCCATGCGCGAGCGCGACGTCCCGCGCATCCGCGAGATCTGGTCGAAGCTCGTCGAGAAGCTCGACAACCAGACCTTCTACGGCTTCCTCTGCGACTCCGAGGCCTTCAAGTCCTTCCGCCACCGCGAGATCTTCGGCCAGGTCGGCTTCGGCACCGGCGGCTGGGACACCGACTTCCCCAACTCCATCCTGGAGATCCTCCGCGTCGTCTACACCGAGGCCGACGACCACCACCGCGGCATCGTCGGCGGCTCGCAGCAGCTGCCGATGCGCCTGTGGGAGCGCGAGCCGGAGAAGATCGTCCACTGGGCGCAGGGCACCTCGCTCAGCTCCCTGCACGATGGCACCCCGAAGCCGGCCGTGACGCGGCTGAACCGGACCGCCGGCAACCGGATCACGGTCACCGACGCCTCCGGCGACATCCGCACGTACCAGGCGGCGATCTTCACCGCCCAGTCCTGGATGCTGCTCTCCAAGATCGCCTGCGACGACTCGCTCTTCCCGATCGACCACTGGACGGCGATCGAGCGCACCCACTACATGGAGTCCTCGAAGCTCTTCGTCCCCGTCGACCGGCCGTTCTGGCTGGACAAGGACGAGGAGACCGGCCGGGACGTCATGTCGATGACGCTGACCGACCGGATGACCCGCGGCACCTACCTCCTGGACGAGGGCCCGGACAAGCCGGCCGTCATCTGCCTCTCGTACACCTGGTGCGACGACAGCCTGAAGTGGCTGCCGCTCTCGGCGAACGAGCGGATGGAGGTCATGCTGAAGTCGCTCGGCGAGATCTACCCGAAGGTCGACATCCGGAAGCACATCATCGGCAACCCGGTGACGGTCTCCTGGGAGAACGAGCCTTACTTCATGGGCGCCTTCAAGGCGAACCTGCCGGGCCACTACCGCTACCAGCGCCGCCTGTTCACGCACTTCATGCAGGACCGGCTGCCCGAGGACAAGCGGGGCATCTTCCTCGCCGGCGACGACATCTCCTGGACGGCCGGCTGGGCCGAGGGCGCGGTGCAGACGGCGCTCAACGCGGTCTGGGGCGTGATGCACCACTTCGGCGGCGGCACCGACGCCACCAACCCGGGCCCGGGCGACGTGTACGACGAGATCGCCCCGGTCGAGCTGCCGGAGGACTGAGCCCCGTCAGGGCCTGGTGAGGGGCGTGAGCAGCATCCGCCCCACCAGGCCCACCGACCGGTCGAGGCGTTCGGTGAACTCGCCCGCGAGCTCGGGCAGGCCGCGCAGCTGCCAGAGCGAGCGGGCGGCGAGCCAGGCCCCGTCGCGGGCCCGGTCCAGGCTCCAGCAGCCGAGCAGATGCGTCAGCGGGTCCGCGATCTCCAGGAGGTCCGGGCCCGGCATCAGTTCCTCCCGGATGCGCTCCTCCAGGAGGACGAGGATGTCGCCGACCCGG contains these protein-coding regions:
- a CDS encoding carbon-nitrogen hydrolase family protein; this translates as MPALRTALLQSSGELGDVAANLKTLDEAAARAAAAGADLLLAPELFLTGYAIGADIARLAEPVDGPSARAVAAVAVRHGLAVGYGYPERDTERHGVLYNSAQLIGADGVPLVQYRKTHLFGDFELKWFTPGDRPVVQAELGGLTVGMMICYDVEFPENVRAHALAGTDLLLVPTALMHPAEVVPLSVVPVRAFENQLYLAYANRTGPEGDFEFVGLSTLAGPDGTARARAGRGEELVLGDVDPAFLAASRAENPYLRDRRPGLYGSLV
- a CDS encoding NAD(P)/FAD-dependent oxidoreductase — encoded protein: MTSTVPTTAVPHSDGQPPITMFGPDFPYAYDDFLAHPAGLGQIPATEHGTEVAVIGGGLSGIIAAYELMKMGLKPVVYEADQIGGRLRTVGFEGTGAEGLTAEMGAMRFPPSSTALQHYIDLVGLETKPFPNPLAESTPSTVVDLKGESHYATTVDDLPQVYRDVMNAWNACLDEGADFSDMNQAMRERDVPRIREIWSKLVEKLDNQTFYGFLCDSEAFKSFRHREIFGQVGFGTGGWDTDFPNSILEILRVVYTEADDHHRGIVGGSQQLPMRLWEREPEKIVHWAQGTSLSSLHDGTPKPAVTRLNRTAGNRITVTDASGDIRTYQAAIFTAQSWMLLSKIACDDSLFPIDHWTAIERTHYMESSKLFVPVDRPFWLDKDEETGRDVMSMTLTDRMTRGTYLLDEGPDKPAVICLSYTWCDDSLKWLPLSANERMEVMLKSLGEIYPKVDIRKHIIGNPVTVSWENEPYFMGAFKANLPGHYRYQRRLFTHFMQDRLPEDKRGIFLAGDDISWTAGWAEGAVQTALNAVWGVMHHFGGGTDATNPGPGDVYDEIAPVELPED